A window from Nocardioides mesophilus encodes these proteins:
- the recR gene encoding recombination mediator RecR has protein sequence MYEGVVQDLIDELGRLPGVGPKSAQRIAFHLLAADPVDVRRLADVLVEVKQRVKFCSICGNVAEEETCRICRDPRRDLSCICVVEEPKDVVAIERTREFRGRYHVLGGAISPIEGIGPDELRIRELMVRLADGAVTEVILATDPNLEGEATATYLTRMLRPMGLRVTRLASGLPVGGDLEYADEVTLGRAFEGRRAVDE, from the coding sequence ATGTACGAAGGCGTCGTCCAGGACCTCATCGACGAGCTCGGCCGGCTCCCGGGCGTGGGACCGAAGAGCGCGCAGCGCATCGCGTTCCACCTGCTGGCGGCCGACCCGGTCGACGTACGCCGGCTCGCGGACGTGCTCGTGGAGGTCAAGCAACGGGTCAAGTTCTGCTCGATCTGCGGCAACGTGGCCGAGGAGGAGACCTGCCGGATCTGCCGGGACCCGCGCCGGGACCTCAGCTGCATCTGCGTCGTGGAGGAGCCCAAGGACGTGGTGGCGATCGAGCGCACCCGGGAGTTCCGGGGGCGCTACCACGTGCTGGGCGGTGCGATCTCGCCGATCGAGGGCATCGGGCCGGACGAGCTGAGGATCCGCGAGCTGATGGTCCGGCTCGCCGACGGAGCGGTCACCGAGGTCATCCTGGCGACCGACCCGAACCTCGAGGGAGAGGCCACCGCGACGTACCTCACCCGCATGTTGCGCCCGATGGGCTTGCGTGTGACGCGACTTGCGAGTGGACTGCCCGTAGGAGGTGACCTCGAGTACGCCGATGAGGTCACGCTCGGCCGTGCATTCGAAGGGAGACGTGCTGTCGATGAGTGA
- a CDS encoding YbaB/EbfC family nucleoid-associated protein: MTQGTPDNPFGEGGFDMNALLQQAQAMQEQMMSAQAELASAEVDGTVGDGLVTVKVNGTGELIGVKIRSGSFDPDDTEDLEDLIVAAYRDARARADALAGEKLGPLTSGLGELGGPAGGPSGGSPVGF, translated from the coding sequence ATGACCCAGGGCACCCCCGACAACCCGTTCGGCGAGGGCGGCTTCGACATGAACGCCCTGCTCCAGCAGGCGCAGGCCATGCAGGAGCAGATGATGAGCGCCCAGGCGGAGCTCGCCTCCGCCGAGGTCGACGGCACCGTCGGCGACGGCCTGGTGACCGTGAAGGTGAACGGCACCGGCGAGCTGATCGGCGTCAAGATCCGTTCCGGGTCGTTCGACCCCGACGACACCGAGGACCTCGAGGACCTGATCGTGGCCGCCTACCGCGACGCCCGCGCCCGGGCCGACGCGCTGGCCGGCGAGAAGCTCGGGCCGCTCACCAGCGGCCTCGGCGAGCTCGGCGGCCCGGCCGGTGGACCCTCCGGCGGCTCTCCCGTCGGATTCTGA
- a CDS encoding aspartate kinase gives MGIVVQKYGGSSVADAEGIKRVAQRVLDAKRAGHDVVVVVSAMGDTTDELIDLAQQVSPLPAGRELDMLLTAGERISMALLAMAIGNLGQEARSFTGSQAGVITDSSHGKAKIIDVTPGRIERALEQGAVAIVAGFQGVSQDTKDITTLGRGGSDTTAVALAAALNADVCEIYSDVDGVFTADPRIVPTARKRDRISYEEMLEMAACGAKILHLRCVEYARRYEMPIHVRSSFSQKTGTWITDEENDMEQAIIAGVAHDRSEAKITVVGVPDKVGEAARIFEALSEAQINLDMIVQNVSAASTNLTDISFTLPRDDGQVAMAALARIQGEVGYDSLLYDDQIGKVSLIGAGMRSHPGVTAKFFASLASAGVNIEMISTSEIRISVIVDQAQVDDAVAATHTAFDLDSEDVEAVVYGGSGR, from the coding sequence GTGGGCATTGTCGTCCAGAAGTACGGCGGCTCCTCCGTCGCCGACGCCGAGGGCATCAAGCGGGTGGCCCAGCGGGTCCTCGACGCCAAGCGCGCCGGGCACGACGTCGTGGTCGTGGTCTCGGCGATGGGGGACACCACCGACGAGCTGATCGACCTGGCCCAGCAGGTCTCGCCGCTGCCCGCCGGGCGCGAGCTCGACATGCTGCTCACCGCCGGCGAGCGGATCTCGATGGCGCTGCTGGCGATGGCGATCGGCAACCTCGGCCAGGAGGCACGCTCGTTCACCGGCAGCCAGGCAGGCGTCATCACCGACAGCTCGCACGGCAAGGCCAAGATCATCGACGTCACGCCGGGCCGGATCGAGAGGGCGCTCGAGCAGGGCGCGGTCGCGATCGTGGCCGGCTTCCAGGGCGTCAGCCAGGACACCAAGGACATCACCACGCTCGGCCGCGGCGGCAGCGACACCACCGCCGTGGCGCTCGCCGCGGCGCTGAACGCCGACGTCTGCGAGATCTACAGCGACGTCGACGGCGTCTTCACCGCCGACCCGCGGATCGTGCCCACCGCCCGCAAGCGGGACCGGATCTCCTACGAGGAGATGCTGGAGATGGCCGCCTGCGGCGCCAAGATCCTGCACCTGCGCTGCGTGGAGTACGCCCGCCGCTACGAGATGCCCATCCACGTCCGGTCGTCGTTCAGCCAGAAGACCGGAACCTGGATCACCGACGAGGAGAACGACATGGAACAGGCCATCATCGCCGGCGTCGCGCACGACCGGAGCGAGGCCAAGATCACCGTCGTCGGGGTCCCGGACAAGGTCGGTGAGGCCGCCCGGATCTTCGAGGCGCTCTCCGAGGCGCAGATCAACCTCGACATGATCGTGCAGAACGTCTCGGCCGCCTCGACGAACCTGACCGACATCTCCTTCACCCTGCCGCGCGACGACGGTCAGGTCGCGATGGCGGCCCTGGCCCGGATCCAGGGCGAGGTCGGCTACGACTCGCTGCTCTACGACGACCAGATCGGCAAGGTCTCGCTGATCGGGGCCGGGATGCGCTCGCACCCGGGCGTCACCGCCAAGTTCTTCGCCTCCCTGGCGTCGGCCGGCGTCAACATCGAGATGATCTCCACCTCCGAGATCCGGATCTCGGTCATCGTCGACCAGGCCCAGGTCGACGACGCGGTCGCCGCCACCCACACCGCCTTCGACCTCGACTCCGAGGACGTCGAGGCGGTCGTCTACGGCGGTAGCGGCCGATGA
- a CDS encoding DNA polymerase III subunit gamma and tau, which produces MEAPLALYRRYRPETFAEVIGQDHVTTPLRAALKNNRVHHAYLFSGPRGCGKTTSARILARCLNCEQGPTDTPCGVCQSCVDLARGGPGSIDVIEIDAASHGGVDDARDLRERAFFAPVSSRYKIYIIDEAHMVSPAGFNALLKLVEEPPEHIKFVFATTEPEKVIGTIRSRTHHYPFRLIPPRTLSDYLQELCDQEQVQVEPAALPLVVRAGGGSARDTLSVLDQLIGGAGPEGVTYELTTGLLGFTPETLLDEVVDAFAADDAGTVFGVVDKVIETGQDPRRFTEDLLRRLRDLLIIAAVPDAPATGLIDLPQDQAERLVAQAARFGRADLSRAADLVAAGLTELKGATAPRLLLELICARVLLPGADHGTAGVMARLDRIEKRMAIEGTPSAALPASGAAAPAPARREDAGAGSEGRSAAAATRRPEAPTREATQSPAAAHQPAPQAPAASPAVSAAPQEAWPTATTPGADRQAAEGRQQTEEDRPQTEEDRPQTEEDRPQAQDQAPAAVPPAAEPAPTSDRPAAEAVQPAGHPAQPAPQGQAAAHGLGLVEVRRLWPDILDAVKLKRRYTWILLSQNGQVTAVDEKTLTVALVNAGARNSFSSGGSEEILRQACIDVVGHDWRIEAIVDPTAEPGAGGPMTIRTHDTRPVESAAPQPGAPASAGPPPPGDQVPAAEPEPPQRRPVDPSAVASAREAIQDTRHPGEQRAAATPSVSDDDAHRDDPDADDDLGGTQLLQRELGASIIEEIPHS; this is translated from the coding sequence GTGGAAGCACCGCTCGCCCTCTACCGCCGCTACCGGCCCGAGACCTTCGCCGAGGTCATCGGCCAGGATCACGTGACCACGCCGCTGCGGGCGGCGCTGAAGAACAACCGGGTCCACCACGCCTACCTGTTCTCCGGACCCCGTGGCTGCGGCAAGACCACGAGCGCCCGCATCCTCGCGCGCTGCCTCAACTGCGAGCAGGGACCGACCGACACCCCCTGCGGGGTCTGCCAGTCCTGCGTGGACCTGGCGCGCGGCGGCCCGGGCTCCATCGACGTCATCGAGATCGACGCGGCCAGCCACGGCGGTGTCGACGACGCCCGGGACCTGCGCGAGCGCGCCTTCTTCGCCCCGGTCAGCAGCCGCTACAAGATCTACATCATCGACGAGGCCCACATGGTCTCGCCGGCCGGCTTCAACGCGCTGCTGAAGCTGGTCGAGGAGCCCCCCGAGCACATCAAGTTCGTCTTCGCCACGACCGAGCCGGAGAAGGTCATCGGCACGATCCGTTCGCGGACCCACCACTACCCGTTCCGGCTGATCCCGCCGCGCACCCTGTCGGACTACCTCCAGGAGCTGTGCGACCAGGAGCAGGTGCAGGTGGAGCCGGCCGCACTGCCGCTGGTCGTGCGCGCGGGCGGCGGGTCCGCCCGGGACACGCTCTCGGTGCTCGACCAGCTGATCGGCGGCGCCGGTCCCGAGGGCGTCACCTACGAGCTCACCACCGGGCTGCTGGGCTTCACCCCCGAGACCCTGCTCGACGAGGTCGTCGACGCGTTCGCGGCCGACGACGCAGGCACCGTCTTCGGCGTGGTCGACAAGGTGATCGAGACCGGCCAGGATCCCCGCCGGTTCACCGAGGACCTGCTGCGCCGGCTGCGCGACCTCCTGATCATCGCCGCGGTGCCGGACGCCCCGGCCACCGGCCTGATCGACCTGCCGCAGGACCAGGCCGAGCGGCTCGTCGCCCAGGCCGCCCGCTTCGGCCGCGCCGACCTCAGCCGCGCCGCCGACCTGGTCGCGGCCGGGCTCACCGAGCTCAAGGGCGCGACCGCGCCGCGGCTGCTGCTCGAGCTCATCTGCGCCCGCGTGCTGCTGCCGGGCGCCGACCACGGCACCGCCGGGGTGATGGCCCGCCTGGACCGGATCGAGAAGCGGATGGCGATCGAGGGCACCCCCTCGGCGGCGCTGCCCGCGTCGGGTGCGGCCGCTCCGGCACCGGCCCGGCGCGAGGATGCCGGCGCCGGCAGCGAGGGTCGCTCCGCCGCCGCCGCCACCCGTCGGCCGGAGGCCCCGACCCGGGAGGCCACGCAGTCGCCGGCCGCCGCGCACCAGCCGGCGCCGCAGGCGCCGGCGGCCTCGCCTGCGGTCTCTGCGGCCCCGCAGGAGGCCTGGCCGACCGCCACGACTCCCGGGGCCGACCGCCAGGCCGCGGAGGGCCGCCAGCAGACCGAGGAGGACCGTCCGCAGACCGAGGAGGACCGTCCGCAGACCGAGGAGGACCGTCCGCAGGCCCAGGACCAGGCGCCGGCCGCGGTCCCGCCGGCCGCGGAGCCTGCTCCGACGTCCGACCGGCCCGCCGCCGAGGCGGTCCAGCCGGCGGGACACCCCGCGCAGCCCGCTCCGCAGGGGCAGGCCGCTGCGCACGGTCTCGGCCTGGTCGAGGTGCGCCGGCTGTGGCCGGACATCCTCGACGCGGTCAAGCTCAAGCGGCGCTACACCTGGATCCTGCTCAGCCAGAACGGCCAGGTGACCGCCGTCGACGAGAAGACGCTGACCGTCGCGCTCGTGAACGCCGGCGCCCGCAACTCCTTCAGCAGCGGCGGCAGCGAGGAGATCCTGCGCCAGGCCTGCATCGACGTGGTCGGCCACGACTGGCGGATCGAGGCGATCGTCGACCCGACCGCGGAGCCGGGCGCCGGCGGGCCGATGACGATCCGCACCCATGACACCCGGCCGGTGGAGAGTGCCGCCCCGCAGCCGGGAGCCCCCGCGTCGGCCGGCCCCCCGCCGCCGGGTGACCAGGTCCCTGCCGCCGAGCCGGAGCCGCCGCAGCGCAGGCCCGTCGACCCGTCCGCCGTCGCGTCGGCCCGCGAGGCGATCCAGGACACCCGTCACCCCGGGGAGCAGCGCGCTGCCGCCACCCCCTCGGTCTCCGACGACGACGCCCACCGCGACGACCCCGACGCCGACGACGACCTCGGCGGGACCCAGCTCCTGCAGCGCGAGCTCGGGGCGAGCATCATCGAAGAGATCCCGCACAGCTGA
- a CDS encoding GatB/YqeY domain-containing protein, with translation MSELKDRLRTDLTAAIKGRDEVTSSTLRMVLTAITNAEVAGKESRELTDDDVIGVLSSEGKKRREAAEAFADAGRVEQAAKERAEAEVIAGYLPAQLTEQEVADLVTSTIAALGVADDGMRAMGRVMGALQPQVKGRADGGVVAAEVRRQLG, from the coding sequence ATGAGCGAGCTCAAGGACCGGTTGCGCACCGACCTCACCGCGGCGATCAAGGGACGCGACGAGGTGACGTCGTCCACGCTCCGCATGGTGCTGACGGCGATCACCAACGCCGAGGTCGCGGGCAAGGAGTCACGCGAGCTCACCGACGACGACGTCATCGGGGTGCTCAGCAGCGAGGGCAAGAAACGCCGCGAGGCCGCCGAGGCGTTCGCCGACGCCGGTCGCGTCGAGCAGGCCGCCAAGGAGCGGGCCGAGGCGGAGGTGATCGCCGGCTACCTGCCCGCCCAGCTGACCGAGCAGGAGGTGGCGGACCTCGTCACCTCCACGATCGCCGCGCTCGGCGTGGCCGACGACGGCATGCGGGCGATGGGCCGCGTCATGGGCGCGCTGCAGCCGCAGGTCAAGGGCCGCGCCGACGGCGGTGTCGTCGCCGCGGAGGTACGCCGCCAGCTCGGCTAG
- a CDS encoding aspartate-semialdehyde dehydrogenase has product MSVRLGIVGATGQVGEVMRRLLLERGFPADDVRLFASARSAGSTLEYDGRRIVVEDAATADPSGLDVALFSAGATTSRALAPLFAEAGAVVVDNSSAWRMDPDVPLVVSEVNPQAIHQARKGIIANPNCTTMAAMPVLKPLHDEAGLVRIVASTYQAVSGSGVAGVQELAGQVAAVGDRGPELAHDGSAVPLPEPQKYTRPIAFNVLPMAGSLVDDGSDETDEEQKLRNESRKILDIPYLKVAGTCVRVPVFTGHSLSLNVEFARPLSAKRAVELLADAPGVALSDIPTPLEAAGKDPSYVGRIRQDASLDDERGLVLFVSNDNLRKGAALNTIQIAELLAAR; this is encoded by the coding sequence ATGAGCGTGCGACTCGGCATCGTCGGTGCCACCGGCCAGGTCGGCGAGGTGATGCGCCGGCTGCTGCTCGAGCGAGGCTTCCCTGCCGACGACGTACGCCTGTTCGCCTCGGCCCGTTCCGCCGGCAGCACCCTGGAGTACGACGGCCGCCGGATCGTCGTGGAGGACGCCGCCACCGCCGATCCCTCCGGGCTGGACGTCGCGCTGTTCTCCGCCGGCGCCACCACCTCACGGGCGCTCGCGCCCCTGTTCGCCGAGGCCGGCGCCGTTGTCGTGGACAACTCCTCCGCCTGGCGGATGGACCCCGACGTGCCGCTGGTCGTCAGCGAGGTGAACCCGCAGGCGATCCACCAGGCCCGCAAGGGGATCATCGCCAACCCGAACTGCACCACGATGGCGGCGATGCCGGTGCTCAAGCCCCTCCACGACGAGGCGGGGCTGGTCCGCATCGTCGCCAGCACCTACCAGGCGGTCTCCGGCAGCGGCGTCGCCGGCGTGCAGGAGCTCGCCGGCCAGGTGGCCGCGGTCGGCGATCGCGGCCCTGAGCTGGCCCACGACGGGTCCGCGGTGCCGCTGCCCGAGCCGCAGAAGTACACCCGACCGATCGCGTTCAACGTGCTGCCGATGGCCGGCTCGCTGGTCGACGACGGCAGCGACGAGACCGACGAGGAGCAGAAGCTCCGCAACGAGAGCCGCAAGATCCTCGACATCCCCTACCTCAAGGTCGCCGGCACCTGCGTCCGGGTGCCCGTGTTCACCGGCCACTCGCTGTCGCTGAACGTCGAGTTCGCGCGGCCGCTGTCGGCCAAGCGGGCGGTGGAGCTGCTCGCCGATGCGCCCGGGGTGGCGCTCAGTGACATCCCCACGCCGCTGGAGGCCGCCGGCAAGGACCCGAGCTACGTCGGCCGGATCCGCCAGGACGCCAGCCTGGACGACGAGCGCGGGCTGGTGCTGTTCGTCAGCAACGACAACCTGCGCAAGGGCGCCGCGCTCAACACGATCCAGATCGCGGAGCTGCTCGCGGCTCGCTGA
- a CDS encoding metallophosphoesterase, with the protein MPPHAASQPARPVARPIARVAKLGAATAVAGLAYASWEARWFALRTATVAVLPPGHRDLTVLHLSDLHLTPSQHRKQEWLRSLASLQPDLVVNTGDNLAHRDSVPVLLDALGDLLDVPGVFVRGSNDYFAPTTRNPVRYLLPDDGRRNTSSPQLPWREMVAGFEKRGWVDLDNARANLAVAGTSFAFVGVDDPHLGYDDLAAVGGAADSSADVRVAVAHAPYLRVLDRFAADGYELVMAGHTHGGQLCLPGKGALVTNCDLEPARAKGLHRHPATSLPGTPGSSWLHVSAGLGTSPYVPLRFCCRPEATLLTLTAGPDS; encoded by the coding sequence ATGCCCCCTCACGCCGCCAGCCAGCCCGCCAGGCCTGTCGCCCGCCCGATCGCCCGGGTCGCGAAGCTCGGTGCCGCGACCGCGGTGGCCGGCCTCGCCTACGCGTCGTGGGAGGCGAGGTGGTTCGCGCTGCGCACCGCGACCGTCGCGGTGCTGCCGCCCGGGCACCGTGACCTCACCGTGCTGCACCTCAGCGATCTGCACCTGACCCCGTCCCAGCACCGCAAGCAGGAGTGGTTGCGGAGCCTCGCGTCCCTGCAGCCGGACCTGGTGGTCAACACCGGCGACAACCTGGCGCACCGCGACTCCGTGCCGGTCCTGCTCGACGCCCTCGGGGACCTCCTCGACGTCCCGGGGGTGTTCGTGCGCGGCTCCAACGACTACTTCGCGCCGACGACGCGCAACCCGGTCCGCTACCTGCTGCCCGACGACGGGCGCCGCAACACCAGCTCTCCCCAGCTGCCGTGGCGCGAGATGGTCGCCGGCTTCGAGAAGCGCGGCTGGGTCGACCTTGACAACGCCCGTGCCAACCTCGCCGTGGCCGGAACCTCGTTCGCCTTCGTCGGCGTCGACGACCCGCACCTGGGGTACGACGACCTCGCGGCCGTCGGCGGGGCCGCCGACTCCTCGGCCGACGTCCGCGTGGCGGTCGCCCACGCGCCGTACCTGCGGGTCCTCGACCGGTTCGCCGCCGACGGCTACGAGCTGGTGATGGCGGGTCACACGCATGGCGGCCAGCTGTGCCTGCCGGGCAAGGGCGCCCTGGTGACCAACTGCGACCTCGAGCCGGCGCGCGCGAAGGGGCTGCACCGGCATCCGGCCACCTCGCTGCCGGGCACACCCGGCAGCTCGTGGCTGCACGTGTCCGCCGGTCTCGGCACGTCGCCCTACGTGCCGCTGCGGTTCTGCTGCCGGCCCGAAGCGACCTTGCTGACGTTGACCGCCGGGCCGGATTCGTAG
- a CDS encoding sensor domain-containing diguanylate cyclase, protein MSCQGDVSGEQGFYRTVVEWSPTAIVVLDMEGLIRFANEKAHVLLARDVVGSRFEALFTPPDRQRACGYVAGLAQSTTSTSMFFTADVAPVPGEAARFVHVHGSHARLPQQPSGLLVLTVIDSTEARQRENDLEHQALYDSLTGLPNRALLLERLRQVCTEDSPSGALMMVDMDGFKQVNDRLGHQIGDTLLFEVAQRLRQALPSSATIARLGGDEFAVLVPESAVDVATKLAAAVCQDISRPFLGVEYPVTASVGVTEVTDLEESLRQADLAMYAVKAAGGDGVVRYDLALERSLREDVHGAVSVSALRAERDRLHAEARTDPLTCLPNRRALDEFVASHAGKPASVLFVDVDRFSAYNHRHGDQRGDGALQQLAQTLTGNCRDSDRVFRKGGEEFVAVLPEADGIVARDAAERIRGAVEALALEHGGVPDVPIVTVTIGVAVQPNGDVNEAMRVAGERAYASKVAGRRNHVAAEAL, encoded by the coding sequence GTGAGCTGTCAGGGGGACGTGTCCGGCGAGCAGGGCTTCTACCGGACCGTGGTGGAGTGGAGCCCCACCGCGATCGTCGTGCTGGACATGGAGGGGCTGATCCGATTCGCCAACGAGAAGGCGCACGTCCTCCTTGCGAGGGACGTCGTCGGATCTCGGTTCGAGGCCTTGTTCACCCCGCCCGACCGACAGCGTGCCTGCGGATACGTCGCCGGGCTGGCGCAGTCGACGACGTCGACCAGCATGTTCTTCACCGCCGACGTCGCCCCGGTGCCCGGCGAGGCCGCTCGCTTCGTTCACGTGCACGGCAGCCACGCCCGTCTGCCTCAGCAGCCGTCCGGCTTGTTGGTCCTCACCGTGATCGACAGCACTGAGGCCCGGCAGCGGGAGAACGACCTCGAGCACCAGGCGCTGTACGACTCCCTGACCGGCCTGCCCAACAGGGCCCTGCTGCTGGAACGACTCCGGCAGGTGTGCACCGAGGACTCGCCGTCCGGCGCGCTGATGATGGTCGACATGGATGGCTTCAAGCAGGTCAACGACCGGCTCGGGCACCAGATCGGCGACACACTGCTGTTCGAGGTCGCGCAACGGCTTCGGCAGGCGTTGCCCTCGTCGGCCACGATCGCGCGACTTGGTGGTGACGAGTTCGCAGTGCTCGTCCCGGAGTCGGCCGTCGACGTCGCGACCAAGCTGGCAGCCGCCGTCTGCCAGGACATCTCCCGACCGTTCCTGGGCGTCGAGTATCCGGTGACCGCCTCGGTCGGCGTGACCGAGGTGACCGACCTCGAGGAGTCCCTGCGGCAGGCCGACCTGGCGATGTACGCCGTGAAGGCCGCCGGGGGTGACGGAGTCGTTCGCTACGACCTGGCGCTGGAGCGATCACTGCGCGAGGACGTGCACGGTGCCGTATCCGTGTCGGCCCTTCGTGCTGAGCGGGACAGGCTTCACGCCGAGGCGCGCACCGACCCCCTCACGTGCTTGCCGAACAGACGCGCCCTCGACGAGTTCGTCGCCTCCCACGCGGGGAAGCCGGCATCCGTCCTCTTCGTCGACGTGGACCGGTTCAGTGCCTACAACCATCGACACGGAGACCAGCGGGGCGACGGCGCTCTCCAGCAGCTCGCTCAGACCTTGACCGGCAACTGTCGTGACTCGGACCGCGTGTTCCGCAAGGGCGGCGAGGAGTTCGTGGCGGTGCTGCCCGAAGCCGACGGCATCGTCGCCCGCGACGCCGCCGAGCGGATCCGTGGAGCTGTCGAGGCTCTGGCGCTCGAGCACGGCGGCGTACCCGACGTGCCGATCGTGACCGTCACCATCGGCGTGGCCGTGCAACCGAACGGAGACGTCAACGAGGCGATGCGTGTCGCCGGCGAGCGGGCCTATGCCTCGAAGGTGGCCGGGCGCCGCAACCACGTCGCGGCAGAGGCCCTCTGA
- a CDS encoding DUF5063 domain-containing protein — translation MSEQTPAGAVGLDSELEDFAQQIADQVESFLLALRAIARGDATGGQAVSLLLLEVSQVLLAGGRLGVHTDFLPADEYEPDAGPDPDLDAMRLRLAVLLEGIDVYTEVFDPYVDPPEVLTSLLSDDLTSIAAALAHGLRHFRAGRVSEALWWWQFSYMSAWGSEASGVLRALQSVVSHDRFDADFEGEQDRVEAADEMLEAVNP, via the coding sequence ATGAGTGAGCAGACACCTGCTGGGGCCGTGGGACTCGACAGCGAGCTCGAGGACTTCGCCCAGCAGATCGCCGACCAGGTGGAGAGCTTCCTGCTCGCGCTGCGGGCGATCGCGCGCGGCGACGCCACCGGAGGTCAGGCCGTCTCGCTGCTGCTGCTCGAGGTGAGCCAGGTGCTGCTCGCCGGCGGCCGTCTCGGGGTGCACACCGACTTCCTGCCCGCCGACGAGTACGAACCCGACGCCGGGCCCGACCCCGACCTCGACGCGATGCGGCTGCGGCTCGCCGTGCTGCTCGAGGGCATCGACGTCTACACCGAGGTGTTCGACCCCTACGTCGACCCGCCCGAGGTGCTGACCTCGCTGCTCTCCGACGACCTGACCAGCATCGCCGCCGCCCTGGCGCACGGCCTGCGGCACTTCCGTGCCGGCCGGGTCAGCGAGGCGCTGTGGTGGTGGCAGTTCTCCTACATGTCCGCCTGGGGGAGCGAGGCCAGCGGGGTGCTCCGCGCGCTGCAGTCGGTGGTCTCGCACGACCGCTTCGACGCGGACTTCGAGGGCGAGCAGGACCGGGTCGAGGCAGCTGACGAGATGCTCGAGGCCGTAAATCCTTGA